Within the Rhizobium grahamii genome, the region CGCGACAGGAAGCTTGCGAGAACGCCGAGCCGCAGCAGCTTGGCGGCGATGCAGCAGATGCCGACGCCGAGCGCGAGCGCCGCTGCGATGGCAACGCGGTCAACCGGCGTGCCGGCAGGATAGGCCGCAACGATGGTTCCCATCGCCGCCGCAAGCACGGTCATCGTGGCCGCATCCGGGCCGACGACGAGGAGCCGTGAGGGGCCGAAGATCGCGTAGGCGATCGGCGCGACGATGCTGGCGTAAATGCCGGTTTCCGGCGGCAGGCCGGCGATGGCGGGATAGGCGATGGCGCTCGGCAGGCCCACGGCTGCAATCGACAGGCCGGCCGGAATATCGCTCTTCAGCCAATCCCTGCTGAAACCGCTCAGGCCTCGCAACATCGGAAGACTGCCTATCACCGTGGGCTCCTTATCAACCTGCCATCGATATCCTCGTAATTATCCTGATCCCGCCCGGATGAGCGGGACCAGTCACCCGTGTCAGTGTTCAAGGAACACATAGTTCATCCAGCTGCTCATCCGCAAAAGGACCTTGCGGAGAACGGCGACGTGGTGCCAGTGGTGGGTGTAGACGGCGACCTCGGCGACGACACCGCCTGGCAGCTGGTAGCCCTCGGTACTCTCGAGGAGCTCGATGCTGGCGATTGTCTGGCCGGGTGCCGCGCGCTCGGGCGATTGCGGGTCGATTAGCGCGCCCGATGGTTGCAACTGGCCCTGTGCCATCACGTCGATGATCCCTTGCACGCGGGCCTTGAAGATCTTGCCGGGAACCGCCTTGAAAGCCACTTCGGCATCGTCGCCAACATTCACGCGTTGCAGCGAGTTCTGGATGAAGGCTGCGCCGAGCATCTGATCCTGGCTGTCGATGAAGACCATGACCGGGCGCAGCGGCAGTGGGTTCGCCATCATCCCGGGACGCAGGAAGACCTGGGTGACGTAGCCGGCGCTGGGGGCGCGGACCGTCGTTTGATCGAGCTCGTATTGCGCGTTGGCGAGTTCGGCCTGGAGGCGGGCGACGGTGGGGTTGGTGCCGTTGATTTCCGATTCATAGGCCAGTTTTGCCTGCGTTGCCTGGGCGCGGGCGGTATCGACCGCGGCCTCCGCCGTCAGGTAGATGCCCCTGCGGTTTTCGACTTCGAGTTCTGAGTAGACGGCGCCCCTGCCGCTCGACTTCGCATTCTCGTTCGATGCCTGGAATTTCTCGAAAGCCTGCTGCGAACGGTCGCGCGATGCTTCCGCACCAACGACGGCAGCGTTGGCGGCGTCGAGCGCCGCTTTCAACTGCAGCACCGTCTGCTTGGCCTCGGCGAGCGCCGCCGTTTTCTGGTCGACCGTGAACTGGTAGGGGCGCGGATCGATGCGGAAGAGAACGTCGCCCTTCTTCAGCGGCGCATTGGGCGTCACTGGCACCTCGATTACCTGGCCACCGACCGTCGGAATGACGGGCGCGGAGGTGAAGTAGATGCGCGCGTCGCTGGTGTAGGGATGATTGTAGCTCATCAGCAGCAGCAGCGTCCCGATCAGGAAGATGCCGCCGAGAACCGATGTGGCCAGCGTCCACTGGTTCACCGGAATGCGGAAGATCTTGAAGATCGCGTAGCAGAGCGCGGCATAGGTGAGGATGAGAAGCAGATCCATCAGGCGGTTTCCTTCTCCGAGGCCTGTGCCTCAAGCTCGGCGATGCGGCCATGCAGGCGGGCGATTTCAGCGTTGGCTTCCGCAGCCGGCGACAGCTTCCCATCGGTGCGCATGCCCCAGCCGCGATCCTCGCGGTAGATCGTCGCCCAGATGAAGAGGAACGGCCAAATGGCATGCAGCGTGAAGAGACTGACCCAACCGGCGACATGAATGGCATCCTGGTGCGGATGGTTTCTGGCCTTCGCCATCAGGTGGGGAATGTCGTGGATGGCGATCACCGCGTAGAACAGCGTGATCACGACGAAGAACAGCACGCCCAGTGCAAAATAGTCGAGAAACACGACTCCTCCCTTCCGGCTTGCTCCAGCCGAGCCATTTTGATCGCGATCGATGCCCCGGATAGTAGCCCCGCTTCCGCGCAAACGCCCGTAGCATCGCGTAACATCTATCGAGATGCAGACCGGCGGCGGCGCTCCGGCGGCCGTGCCGCGGAGGTGGTGAAGAGGAGGGCAAATGATTGCCCGAATGGCGTCGCATGCCCTGCGCGGCAGGCGGATCCGGGGCTTCGAAAGCCGGCTACAGTAGGTTCGTGTATTATACGTCTGCAGCCCAGTTCGCCTGTTATATAGTTTTCACGTCTGCTGGCGCAGTTTGGCGGGGGCGGAAATGGCGTCGGGAGAACGTGGTTCGAGATACATGTCCGCCCTCGGGACGGCAGAGAAATACTTCCCTGACCAGACAGCGCTGGTGCAGCGGCTATTCTACACAAATGAAGCCTTTCGCAGCATGTGTGAGGATCTCAAGGACGCCGCACAGACGCTGGCACACATCGAGCATTTGCCTGAGGCGGTGCGGGAAGAGCGGCGGCAGGAGTATGCGGGCCTGGTCGATGCCTTGTTGACGGAGATGGGCGAGGCGATCGCCCAGTCCAAGATCGTGACGCTGAGGCGCTCGCCCGGCGCCACGCCGAAACTGCCGTGAGGGTACGCATCATTCGACTGATTTGATCCAACGGAGGTCCATGCGCGATGAAAGCAATTTCCCGCAAACTGCTTGCCGGATTGTCAGCCTTGGCGATTATTGCGCTCCAGCCGACGCTTCCCCTGCATGCCCAGGCCCCGGCGCCGGCCGCGCCGCCTATCCAGACGGGCAACGACCAGCCAGCCGCGACGCTCCTTTCTGACGACCAGCTGGAAGTGCTGGTGGCGCGCATCGCGCTCTATCCCGACGAACTGGTGGCCGCGATCTCGGCCGCCTCGCTCTTTCCGGTGCAGATCATAGAGGCGTCCCGTTTCCTTGAGGCGAAGAAGAAGAACGCCGACCTCAAGCCAAAAGCCGATTGGGACGGCAGCGTCATCTCGCTGCTGAACTACCCCGACATCGTCAAGATGATGAGCGAAGATCTCGATTGGACCCAGCAGCTTGCCGATGCGCTGACCAATCAGCAGAAGGATGTGCTGATCGCCATCCAGCAGCTTCGCGATGAGGCGGTTGCGAAGAACATCATCAAGACCGACGACAAGGTGACGATCGTCAACGAAAACGACAACATCATCATCAAACCGACCAATCCGGAAAAGATCTACATCCCGCAATATCCGCCGGAGATGCTTTATGAACCGACCTATGCGGCGGCTCCGATTTCTTATTATCCCGAGTCCTACGACAATTATTACTATCCGGGCGCAGCCTTCTTTGCCGGCGCGGTAACGGGGCTTGCCTGGGCCGCGATCGTCAACTGGGACGACTGGGGCGTATGGGGCGGCGGCTGGCGTGGTGGAGACATCGATATCGATTGCAACAATTGTTTGAACGACCGCTCCTTCAACGGGAAGATGAAGTGGAACGACGTCGACTGGGCGAACGTGGATCGCAGCAAGCTCAGTATCGGCAAGGATCAATTGAACAAGCTCGATCGGTCCGAGATCAGGTCGGGGCTGCAGGCCGACAATCGCAATCAGCTGCGCAACAAGGCATCCGAGATCAACAGGACCGACCGACCGGGTAACCGTGGCACCGCTGCCCGGGCCGACGACATCCGGAAGAACACCGCCCAGGGGCTGAAGAACAAGTCGCCGGGCAACGCCGCCGCCAATCGCCCGAATGCGGGTGCCCGTCCCGACACACGGCCCGCGAAGCCATCGGCGGGCAATCGCCCGAACAAGCCGGCACAGAAGGCGGCCAACAGACCGAACAAGCCGCAAATGGCATCAAGGCCTGATAACCGCGCGCGCCAGCCAAGCGCGCTCGGCAATCCGCAATCCGGCCGTAGGGATGCCGTTGCCTCGAAGCGGGGCGGGCAGAGCATGGGCGGACAGCGCCCCGCGGCCCGGGCGCATCACCGACCACCTCCATCCGCTCATCGTGGCGGCGGTGGTGGTCGCGGGGGCGGCGGCGGTGGCCGCGGCGGCGGACGCCGATGACACCTGATACCGGCAGACCAGCTTACGGACCCAGATCCAGCTTACGGAGTTAGATGATGAGACGTCGATCGACCGTAGTTTCGCTCATGTTCGCGGCAGCCTTCTCCACGATGTCAGCGACCGCAGCATTTCCAAGGATGCAGACCGAGCTGTCGGACTTCAGTGCCGGCACTCCGGCACCGCAGTTCGACAGTGCCGAACTGGCGCTCGACCGGCTGAAATCGGTGCTGGCGTCGAACAGTATCGATGATCTTGCCGGACTGCTCGGGCTCAACGCTGAAAAGCTGCGGGCGAGCAACGAGGCGATGGTCGCCTACGGCCTCATCCGCGAGGGCGCGGCGCGGCAGTTGGTGCTGAAGGACTCCGAAGGTGTCAAGGTCGTTGCGATCGGCGATCGTCTGTGGCCGTTCCCATTCCCGCTGACCCAGGCCAAGGATGGCAAGTGGGCCTTCGACACGCAGCGCGGTCTTCAGGAGATCATCAACCGGCGCATCGGCGAGAATGAGCTGGCGACCATCGATACCATGCACCAATATGTCACGGCGCAGTACCAATACGCCGCCGAGGACCGCGATGGCGATGGTGTCTATGAATTCGCGCAGAAGCTGATCAGCAGCCAGGGCAAGACGGATGGCCTGTATTGGGAGCCGGGTACCTATGCCGAACCGAGCCCCGCCAGCTCTCTCGTCGAAACGGCGGCCTTCGGCAAGGCAAAGCGCGGAGACGGCTATTTCGGATACCGCTATCGCATCCTGACCGGGCAGGGCGCCAATGTCGCCGGCGGCAAGCAGAGCTACCTCGTCAACGGCTACATGACGGGCGGCTTTGCCTTGATCGCCTGGCCGGTCAAGTATCGCGTCACCGGCGTCCAGACGTTCATCGTCAACGGCGTCAGCGTGATCTACCAGCGCGATCTCGGGCCGCAGACCGAAGAGCGCGCCGCCGCGATCAAGGAATTCAACCCGGACTCCAACTGGACCGTTGTGGACGAATAGCGCTATCCGGCCACGCCCTGCGCTGCGGGTGAAAGGCGCGGGGCGGTCGCCATCGAGCGGTTGGAATATCGCTTGCTGCCCGTCACCTCGCGACCGAGCCAGGGCGGGAGGCTGAACGCCTCCTCTTCGCTCGCCATCTCGATCTCGGCAAGCGTCAATCCCTCGTAAGCGCCGGCAAAGACGTCGACGTCCCAGTTCCGGCCATCAAAGGCGACCTTGTATCGCGTCTTTTCCAGGATATGGCCGGTTGCGCGAAGCAGCAGCCCACGCGCTTCCTCGACCGGGATTTCGTATTCGTATTCTTCCTTGGTAAGCGGCGTGGTGCGGAATTTGATGGTGAGACGCGCCGAGCATCCATCGACCAGGCGAACGCGCACGGAGCCTTGATCCCGCCCGTGGAGATAGGCCTGCTGCAGAAAATGCGGACAGCTGGCGGAATTGCGCCAGCTGTCGTCACGAACCAGAAATTTGCGTTCGATCTCGGTCGCTTTCAAATCGATGGACCTTCACCCCAGCCGGTCAGTCGACGGGTGGCTCCCATGTCAGGAAGAACCCGACATCACCAGGCATGCCGTCCGGGAAATTGATGATCGCGGCCTTGAGCCCATAGCCCTGCGGCTTGGCGACTTCCTCGAACAGCGACTGCAGTTCCTTTGCCTTGCCCTGCAGGGTATTTTGCCAGCCAGGCAGGTTGTTGTTGATGGCGCGGCCGCTGTCGGAGCACAGGCTCGATGGGAAGCTGAAGATTAGTGCTTCATATTTTCCGTCGGCGGCAGCCTTCATCACCAGCCGCTTGATGACCGCGCGCTCGGTTTCGCCGACGTGCTTCTGGAAGAAGTCTTCGAGGAATTCCGCGTGCTTTTTCGCTTCGCGGTCCTTTATCCGCTGATCGCGCTCCATCTCGGCCAGTTGCAGCTCGAGCGCGCGCTTGCGCAGTTCTTCTGCGCTCGTCATGGATGTGGACGTATCAGATGATGTCATCGCCGCTTCCCTCCAAGGATCTGCGGTGATGATAGAGCGGTCGCAGCGACGAAGGCAGTAAAATACATGTCGGCCCGGGTAGCATACGGGATTCTACGTTGCCGACGCTATCGGCGCCGTGCCGACGTCACGATGCCTATC harbors:
- a CDS encoding DUF3302 domain-containing protein is translated as MFLDYFALGVLFFVVITLFYAVIAIHDIPHLMAKARNHPHQDAIHVAGWVSLFTLHAIWPFLFIWATIYREDRGWGMRTDGKLSPAAEANAEIARLHGRIAELEAQASEKETA
- a CDS encoding DUF3300 domain-containing protein: MKAISRKLLAGLSALAIIALQPTLPLHAQAPAPAAPPIQTGNDQPAATLLSDDQLEVLVARIALYPDELVAAISAASLFPVQIIEASRFLEAKKKNADLKPKADWDGSVISLLNYPDIVKMMSEDLDWTQQLADALTNQQKDVLIAIQQLRDEAVAKNIIKTDDKVTIVNENDNIIIKPTNPEKIYIPQYPPEMLYEPTYAAAPISYYPESYDNYYYPGAAFFAGAVTGLAWAAIVNWDDWGVWGGGWRGGDIDIDCNNCLNDRSFNGKMKWNDVDWANVDRSKLSIGKDQLNKLDRSEIRSGLQADNRNQLRNKASEINRTDRPGNRGTAARADDIRKNTAQGLKNKSPGNAAANRPNAGARPDTRPAKPSAGNRPNKPAQKAANRPNKPQMASRPDNRARQPSALGNPQSGRRDAVASKRGGQSMGGQRPAARAHHRPPPSAHRGGGGGRGGGGGGRGGGRR
- a CDS encoding HlyD family secretion protein, with amino-acid sequence MDLLLILTYAALCYAIFKIFRIPVNQWTLATSVLGGIFLIGTLLLLMSYNHPYTSDARIYFTSAPVIPTVGGQVIEVPVTPNAPLKKGDVLFRIDPRPYQFTVDQKTAALAEAKQTVLQLKAALDAANAAVVGAEASRDRSQQAFEKFQASNENAKSSGRGAVYSELEVENRRGIYLTAEAAVDTARAQATQAKLAYESEINGTNPTVARLQAELANAQYELDQTTVRAPSAGYVTQVFLRPGMMANPLPLRPVMVFIDSQDQMLGAAFIQNSLQRVNVGDDAEVAFKAVPGKIFKARVQGIIDVMAQGQLQPSGALIDPQSPERAAPGQTIASIELLESTEGYQLPGGVVAEVAVYTHHWHHVAVLRKVLLRMSSWMNYVFLEH
- a CDS encoding DUF2950 domain-containing protein; amino-acid sequence: MRRRSTVVSLMFAAAFSTMSATAAFPRMQTELSDFSAGTPAPQFDSAELALDRLKSVLASNSIDDLAGLLGLNAEKLRASNEAMVAYGLIREGAARQLVLKDSEGVKVVAIGDRLWPFPFPLTQAKDGKWAFDTQRGLQEIINRRIGENELATIDTMHQYVTAQYQYAAEDRDGDGVYEFAQKLISSQGKTDGLYWEPGTYAEPSPASSLVETAAFGKAKRGDGYFGYRYRILTGQGANVAGGKQSYLVNGYMTGGFALIAWPVKYRVTGVQTFIVNGVSVIYQRDLGPQTEERAAAIKEFNPDSNWTVVDE
- a CDS encoding CYTH domain-containing protein, giving the protein MKATEIERKFLVRDDSWRNSASCPHFLQQAYLHGRDQGSVRVRLVDGCSARLTIKFRTTPLTKEEYEYEIPVEEARGLLLRATGHILEKTRYKVAFDGRNWDVDVFAGAYEGLTLAEIEMASEEEAFSLPPWLGREVTGSKRYSNRSMATAPRLSPAAQGVAG